A genomic window from Nocardioides rotundus includes:
- a CDS encoding DUF6153 family protein codes for MDSEVEGRTAMGALRSLMTGGSPRRRGLLVFGLLMMVIAGLLAMHALSMSGPHGHTSPALTIETDHAAEAMPDGTASAAMADEMAGASMSDAAAAGETDCGDGCGEPSPSHSMLMMGCVIALLIGLTFLIAPGLLSRGWLTQLLAVRALPLLGAVLPRPRPPSLIVLSISRT; via the coding sequence ATGGACTCGGAGGTCGAAGGGAGGACGGCGATGGGTGCTTTGCGCTCGCTGATGACCGGCGGGTCGCCTCGTCGTCGTGGCCTGCTCGTGTTCGGCCTGCTGATGATGGTGATCGCCGGACTCCTCGCGATGCACGCCCTCAGCATGTCCGGCCCCCACGGGCATACGTCCCCGGCCCTCACGATCGAGACCGACCACGCCGCCGAGGCGATGCCGGACGGCACCGCCTCGGCCGCTATGGCGGATGAGATGGCCGGCGCCAGCATGAGTGATGCTGCCGCAGCCGGTGAGACGGACTGCGGTGATGGGTGCGGGGAACCGTCGCCGAGCCATTCGATGCTGATGATGGGGTGCGTGATCGCGCTCCTGATCGGCCTGACCTTCCTGATCGCCCCCGGGCTGCTGAGTCGCGGGTGGCTGACGCAGCTGCTTGCTGTTCGGGCGCTGCCGCTGCTGGGCGCGGTGCTGCCACGCCCGCGACCTCCTTCTCTCATCGTTCTCTCGATCAGTCGCACCTGA
- a CDS encoding DUF305 domain-containing protein encodes MRMRMLALASTALITTLVLAGCGQNNDPGMSGMDHGSSSSSPSSSEASADFNAADEMFVTMMIPHHQQAIEMADLILGKDGIDERVVTLAQQIKDAQGPEIDTMQGWLQEWGLPSPDPSMGGMDGMDHGDGMMSEEDMAALESATGVEATRLFLQGMIEHHNGAIMMAETELSNGQNPDALELAQQVIDGQSAEVTTMQEILDSL; translated from the coding sequence ATGCGTATGCGCATGCTTGCGCTGGCTTCGACCGCGCTCATCACGACTCTGGTGCTCGCCGGTTGCGGGCAGAACAACGACCCCGGCATGTCCGGGATGGATCACGGCTCGTCAAGCTCCAGCCCCTCCTCGTCGGAGGCCAGCGCGGACTTCAACGCCGCGGACGAGATGTTCGTGACGATGATGATCCCGCACCACCAGCAGGCCATCGAGATGGCCGATCTGATCCTCGGCAAGGACGGGATCGATGAGCGGGTGGTGACACTGGCTCAGCAGATCAAGGACGCCCAGGGGCCCGAGATCGACACCATGCAGGGCTGGCTACAGGAGTGGGGTCTGCCCTCACCCGACCCATCCATGGGCGGCATGGACGGCATGGACCACGGCGACGGCATGATGTCCGAGGAAGACATGGCCGCGTTGGAGTCTGCGACCGGTGTCGAGGCGACTCGGCTGTTCCTGCAGGGCATGATCGAGCACCACAACGGCGCGATCATGATGGCCGAGACCGAGCTGTCCAACGGACAGAACCCGGATGCGCTGGAACTGGCGCAGCAGGTCATCGACGGCCAGAGCGCCGAGGTCACCACGATGCAAGAGATTCTGGACAGCCTCTAG
- a CDS encoding WD40/YVTN/BNR-like repeat-containing protein gives MGSPNLGIIRSEDGGQSWEPVAFTGEEDFHVLTAGPDGQVYGIGSSSPAVQISGDSGSTWTAGSEVTAADLAVTADGVIYAATQSGLFASQDNAATFALIADAPTLYLLDAAGDELVGVDTDGQLWRRSGQAAWTPIGTAEGTVAALGLAPSGVVYVVDDRGIVALDGDQATTILPAL, from the coding sequence TTGGGGTCACCGAATCTCGGCATCATCCGCAGCGAAGACGGCGGGCAGAGCTGGGAACCGGTCGCGTTCACGGGCGAGGAGGACTTCCACGTCCTGACCGCCGGTCCCGATGGGCAGGTGTACGGGATCGGGTCGAGCAGTCCCGCGGTACAGATCAGCGGCGACTCCGGCAGCACCTGGACGGCTGGCAGCGAGGTGACCGCCGCTGATCTTGCGGTCACCGCAGACGGCGTGATCTATGCGGCCACCCAAAGCGGGCTGTTCGCCAGCCAGGACAACGCGGCCACCTTCGCACTGATCGCTGATGCACCCACGCTGTACCTGCTCGATGCGGCCGGAGACGAGCTGGTCGGTGTCGATACCGATGGGCAGCTCTGGCGGCGCAGCGGCCAAGCCGCCTGGACACCGATCGGTACCGCGGAAGGCACCGTCGCTGCCCTCGGTCTTGCCCCGTCCGGGGTCGTCTACGTCGTGGACGACCGCGGCATCGTCGCCCTCGACGGCGACCAGGCCACCACCATCCTGCCCGCCTTGTAG
- a CDS encoding heavy metal translocating P-type ATPase, with the protein MNTVVLEVAGLHWASSSQLAEKTLGRRPGVVAVEVNPVSQTANVTYDPELTSVQQLRAWVTECGFHCAGQSVPQHICHPGDEPHASHSTAPPSYHDSAPQHHHGATGDTEHDHSAHAGHDMAPASPGPAHAHGDSAPATAQDVMGHGGHHGGMSMDAMIRDMRNRFLVALVLSIPITLWSPIGREVIGFTVPAPFGLRDDVFSLVLSLPVIFYAAWIFFDGAYRALRAKTLDMMVLVAVGVGAGWLYSLAITLTGGGEVFYEAASVLATFVLLGHWVEMRARGGANDAIRRLLELAPARAVVIRDGNEVEIPTAEVVPGDLLLVRPGAKVPTDGEVVDGTSEVDESMVTGESMPVEKTPGSAVIGATVNTVGTLRVRATKVGADTALAQIVKLVQEAQNSKAPGQRLADRAAFWLVLVALIGGSLTFLVWFLAGAEVPMAILFAITVVVITCPDALGLATPTAIMVGTGLGAKRGVLFKNATGIETAARIDTVVFDKTGTLTKGEPEVTDYLAVGTDDLDLLSFVVAAERESEHPLAKAIVAYADARDIPRRTATAFRNITGQGAIASVDGRRVVLGNTRLMVQERIDTSQIDAAREALAASGRTAIMFAVDGDIGGVIALADAPRETAKAAIDALHEAGVEAVMLTGDNQPTAQRIAALLGIDTVIADVLPEDKSAKVAELQAAGKKVAMVGDGVNDAPALAQADLGIAIGAGTDVAIETADVVLMRSDPLDVPVALRIGKGTLRKMRQNLGWAIGYNAIALPIAAGVFYPAFGIMLSPEIAAISMSGSSVIVAVNALLLKRLRLPDQAPAPGSAAESGPAGPVEPSPNGALR; encoded by the coding sequence ATGAACACCGTCGTCCTGGAGGTGGCCGGTCTGCATTGGGCCTCCTCCTCACAGCTGGCCGAGAAGACGCTGGGGCGACGGCCCGGAGTGGTCGCCGTCGAGGTGAACCCGGTCTCGCAGACCGCCAATGTCACCTACGACCCGGAGCTGACATCGGTTCAGCAGCTTCGCGCATGGGTCACCGAGTGCGGGTTCCACTGTGCCGGGCAGTCCGTGCCGCAACACATCTGCCACCCCGGCGACGAGCCGCACGCCTCGCATTCGACGGCTCCTCCCTCCTACCACGACAGCGCGCCACAGCACCACCACGGCGCAACCGGTGACACCGAGCACGACCACTCCGCCCATGCCGGCCACGACATGGCGCCGGCCTCGCCAGGGCCGGCTCACGCGCATGGCGACTCGGCACCGGCGACCGCGCAGGATGTGATGGGGCACGGCGGCCACCACGGCGGCATGTCGATGGACGCGATGATTCGTGACATGCGCAACCGTTTCCTGGTCGCGCTGGTGCTCTCGATCCCGATCACCTTGTGGTCTCCGATCGGCCGGGAGGTCATCGGGTTCACCGTCCCGGCACCGTTCGGGCTCCGCGATGACGTCTTCTCCCTGGTCCTGTCGCTGCCGGTGATCTTCTACGCGGCCTGGATCTTCTTCGACGGCGCCTATCGGGCGCTGCGCGCGAAGACGCTGGACATGATGGTGCTGGTCGCGGTCGGTGTCGGCGCGGGCTGGCTCTACAGCCTCGCCATCACCTTGACCGGCGGCGGGGAGGTGTTCTACGAGGCCGCCAGCGTGCTCGCCACCTTCGTGCTGCTCGGCCACTGGGTGGAGATGCGCGCCCGCGGCGGCGCGAACGACGCTATCCGGCGGCTGCTGGAACTCGCCCCGGCCCGCGCGGTGGTGATCCGCGACGGCAATGAGGTCGAAATCCCTACCGCCGAGGTGGTTCCCGGTGATCTGCTGCTCGTCCGGCCGGGCGCGAAGGTACCGACCGATGGGGAGGTCGTGGACGGCACGTCGGAGGTCGATGAGTCGATGGTGACCGGTGAGTCGATGCCGGTCGAGAAGACGCCCGGCTCGGCGGTGATCGGCGCGACGGTGAACACGGTCGGCACGCTTCGGGTGAGGGCGACGAAGGTCGGTGCCGATACGGCGCTCGCGCAGATCGTGAAACTGGTGCAGGAGGCGCAGAACTCCAAGGCTCCCGGTCAGCGGCTTGCGGACCGGGCCGCGTTCTGGCTGGTGCTGGTCGCCCTGATCGGCGGCAGCCTCACGTTCCTGGTCTGGTTCCTCGCCGGTGCGGAGGTGCCGATGGCGATCCTGTTCGCGATCACCGTGGTCGTCATCACCTGCCCCGACGCGCTCGGGCTGGCGACCCCGACCGCGATCATGGTCGGCACCGGATTGGGCGCCAAACGCGGGGTGCTGTTCAAGAACGCCACCGGCATCGAGACCGCCGCCCGGATCGACACCGTGGTGTTCGACAAGACCGGCACGCTCACCAAGGGCGAGCCCGAAGTCACCGACTATCTCGCGGTCGGCACCGATGACCTGGACCTGCTGTCGTTCGTCGTGGCGGCCGAACGAGAATCGGAGCACCCGCTGGCGAAAGCGATCGTCGCCTACGCCGATGCCCGCGACATCCCACGCCGCACTGCGACCGCGTTCCGCAACATCACCGGGCAAGGCGCGATCGCCTCCGTCGACGGGCGCCGGGTCGTGCTCGGCAACACCCGGCTGATGGTCCAGGAAAGGATCGACACCAGCCAGATCGACGCCGCACGCGAAGCCCTCGCGGCGAGCGGGCGCACCGCGATCATGTTCGCCGTTGACGGCGACATCGGCGGGGTGATTGCCCTGGCCGACGCACCCCGCGAGACCGCGAAAGCCGCGATCGACGCCCTCCACGAAGCCGGTGTCGAGGCCGTCATGCTGACCGGCGACAACCAGCCCACCGCGCAACGGATCGCCGCGCTGCTGGGCATCGACACCGTGATCGCCGACGTGCTGCCCGAAGACAAGTCCGCCAAGGTCGCCGAGCTGCAGGCAGCCGGGAAGAAGGTCGCGATGGTCGGCGATGGTGTCAACGACGCACCCGCGCTCGCCCAAGCCGACCTCGGCATCGCGATCGGCGCCGGCACCGACGTCGCGATCGAGACCGCCGACGTCGTGCTGATGCGCTCCGACCCGCTCGACGTGCCGGTTGCACTGCGGATCGGGAAAGGCACCCTGCGCAAGATGCGGCAGAACCTCGGCTGGGCCATCGGCTACAACGCCATCGCGCTGCCCATCGCCGCCGGGGTGTTCTACCCGGCGTTCGGGATCATGCTGTCCCCGGAAATCGCGGCGATCAGCATGTCCGGCTCCAGCGTCATCGTCGCGGTCAACGCCCTGCTCCTCAAACGACTCCGACTGCCCGACCAAGCACCCGCACCAGGCAGCGCCGCCGAGAGCGGTCCGGCCGGGCCGGTTGAGCCTTCCCCGAACGGGGCACTCCGATGA
- a CDS encoding multicopper oxidase family protein, with the protein MSPASRLPLRHDSGLGLERLWSRRAFLGLGLGVGAAATLALAGCTSTAAWVNPDSAAVRDRERQRGGTGKITAVTLTAASAGLDLAGTTAQTFAYGAVPAPVIRLGAGDTLKATVRNQLPVETSVHWHGLALRNDMDGVPPITQQPIAAGATFDYEFIAPDPGTYWFHPHVGAQLDSGLYGALIVEDPNEPLAYDDEWVIVLDDWLDGVTATPDQVLAELSRGMGDMGGMGDMFMRMGNTLMGATSDLLGGDAGDVYYPHYLINGKPAADPAQFTGTPGSRVRIRLINAGGDTAFRFAVGGHRLTLTHTDGFPVEPVEVDSVLLGMGERYDLLVTLGDGAFPLVALAEGKRERAFAVVRTGGGEAPAPDVTVTELDSDQVGTAAILTATPGVALDTKTPDREITLTLTGSMTDYDWGINNKRFDPTQPLRDAQPVQAGERVRLLLVNETEMWHPFHLHGHTYQHSDGVRFPPDRRGIDNEDRDATEAEEVRPGVP; encoded by the coding sequence ATGAGCCCGGCCAGCCGGCTCCCGCTCCGTCATGATTCCGGCCTCGGCCTGGAGCGGCTGTGGAGCAGGCGCGCGTTCCTCGGCCTCGGACTCGGCGTGGGCGCGGCGGCGACGCTCGCCCTCGCCGGCTGCACCTCGACTGCAGCCTGGGTGAACCCGGACAGCGCCGCCGTGCGAGACCGGGAACGGCAACGGGGCGGTACCGGAAAGATCACCGCAGTCACGCTCACCGCCGCATCGGCTGGCCTGGACCTCGCCGGCACCACGGCTCAGACCTTCGCCTACGGTGCCGTACCCGCCCCGGTCATCCGCCTCGGAGCCGGGGACACCCTGAAAGCGACCGTCCGCAACCAGCTCCCGGTCGAGACCTCCGTGCACTGGCACGGGCTCGCACTGCGCAACGACATGGACGGCGTGCCACCGATCACCCAGCAACCCATCGCTGCCGGTGCCACGTTCGACTACGAGTTCATCGCACCCGATCCGGGCACCTACTGGTTCCACCCCCACGTCGGTGCGCAGCTCGACAGCGGACTGTACGGGGCGCTCATCGTCGAGGACCCGAACGAGCCCCTGGCCTACGACGACGAGTGGGTCATCGTCCTGGACGACTGGCTCGATGGTGTCACCGCCACCCCCGACCAGGTTCTCGCTGAGCTGTCCCGTGGGATGGGCGACATGGGCGGGATGGGCGACATGTTCATGCGGATGGGTAACACCCTCATGGGCGCCACCTCCGACCTGCTCGGGGGCGACGCCGGAGACGTCTACTACCCGCACTACCTCATCAACGGCAAGCCCGCCGCCGACCCGGCCCAGTTCACCGGAACCCCTGGCAGCCGAGTACGGATACGACTCATCAACGCCGGCGGCGACACCGCCTTCCGATTCGCGGTCGGCGGGCACCGCCTCACCCTCACCCACACCGATGGGTTCCCCGTCGAACCCGTTGAAGTGGACAGCGTTCTGCTCGGCATGGGTGAACGCTACGACCTCCTCGTCACCCTCGGCGACGGCGCGTTCCCACTCGTCGCGCTGGCCGAAGGCAAACGCGAACGCGCCTTCGCCGTAGTACGCACCGGCGGCGGCGAAGCACCAGCACCGGATGTCACGGTCACTGAGTTGGACAGCGATCAGGTCGGCACCGCCGCGATCCTCACCGCTACTCCCGGCGTGGCTCTCGACACCAAGACTCCCGACCGGGAGATCACCCTGACGCTCACCGGCTCAATGACCGACTACGACTGGGGCATCAACAACAAGCGGTTCGACCCGACCCAGCCGCTACGCGACGCGCAGCCGGTCCAGGCCGGTGAGCGAGTGCGCCTCCTTCTGGTCAACGAGACCGAGATGTGGCATCCCTTCCACCTACACGGCCACACCTACCAGCACTCAGACGGTGTGAGGTTCCCCCCGGACCGTAGAGGCATCGACAATGAGGATCGAGATGCCACAGAAGCGGAAGAAGTACGACCGGGAGTTCCGTGA
- a CDS encoding transposase, with product MPQKRKKYDREFREGAVRIVEETGKPIAQVARNLGVVEGTLGNWVKQAREAREGRDGMSKDDHEELKRLRAENAELRMERDVLKRSVVLWVKEATK from the coding sequence ATGCCACAGAAGCGGAAGAAGTACGACCGGGAGTTCCGTGAGGGAGCTGTCCGGATCGTCGAAGAGACCGGGAAGCCGATCGCTCAGGTCGCGCGCAACCTCGGCGTGGTCGAGGGCACGTTGGGCAACTGGGTCAAGCAGGCCCGGGAAGCACGCGAGGGCCGCGACGGAATGTCGAAGGACGACCACGAGGAGCTCAAGCGGCTGCGTGCTGAGAACGCCGAGCTCCGGATGGAGCGTGATGTCCTCAAGCGATCCGTGGTCCTGTGGGTGAAGGAGGCGACGAAGTGA
- a CDS encoding IS3 family transposase has translation MSVARFIADQRTIYRVPHTMTCLLLGVSLAWFYKWRDRSLGPGASSGLFTAMDRRRYTIDRAVKVMFTKKRGLHGSPRLHADLLDDGWEVSEKTVADSMRRQGLVARRIKRRNGLTRQDKTAPKFADLLRRDFTAQRPNARWVGDMTEIPTASGKLYLATVIDLYSRRLLGAATSLHPDAELACAAIKMAVAARGGVDAVNQPGWRTEETKRVIFHTDRGSTYTATSFTKLCRDMGIRQSMGRVGSCFDNAAAEAFFSSLEWEVLSRHEFEHTRQAQAVVLDWCYGFYNHERRHSSAGMMSPVSYENTAAPDREAA, from the coding sequence GTGAGCGTGGCACGCTTCATCGCCGACCAGAGGACGATCTACCGGGTGCCGCACACGATGACCTGCCTGCTGCTGGGGGTGTCCCTGGCGTGGTTCTACAAGTGGCGCGACCGGTCGCTCGGCCCGGGCGCCTCGAGCGGCCTGTTCACCGCTATGGACCGTCGCCGCTACACCATCGACCGGGCCGTGAAGGTGATGTTCACCAAGAAGCGGGGCCTGCACGGCTCCCCGCGGTTGCACGCTGACCTGCTCGATGATGGGTGGGAGGTCAGCGAGAAGACCGTCGCGGACTCGATGCGCCGCCAGGGGCTGGTCGCCCGGCGGATCAAGCGGAGGAACGGTCTGACACGCCAGGACAAGACCGCACCGAAGTTCGCCGACCTGCTGCGCCGTGACTTCACCGCGCAGCGGCCTAACGCCCGCTGGGTTGGCGACATGACTGAGATCCCCACGGCCAGCGGGAAGCTGTACCTGGCCACCGTGATCGACCTGTACTCGCGTCGTCTGCTCGGCGCCGCGACCAGCCTGCACCCCGACGCCGAGCTGGCGTGCGCGGCGATCAAGATGGCCGTGGCGGCTCGCGGTGGCGTCGATGCGGTCAACCAGCCGGGTTGGCGCACCGAGGAGACCAAGCGGGTCATCTTCCACACCGACCGGGGCTCGACCTACACCGCGACCTCGTTCACCAAGCTGTGCCGCGACATGGGCATCCGGCAGTCGATGGGCCGGGTCGGGTCGTGCTTCGACAACGCCGCCGCTGAGGCGTTCTTCAGCAGCCTGGAGTGGGAGGTTCTCTCACGCCACGAGTTCGAGCACACCCGCCAGGCCCAGGCTGTCGTGCTGGACTGGTGCTACGGGTTCTACAACCACGAACGCCGGCACAGCTCGGCAGGCATGATGAGCCCGGTCAGCTACGAGAACACCGCGGCCCCCGACCGGGAAGCCGCATAA
- a CDS encoding helix-turn-helix transcriptional regulator produces the protein MTPYAPLLARTRTIHRPVGPIAYDCVKVIVVRDGSAILFSEFGQKPVKPGDVIVLGANTLCGSEPEGHITVTTVYLDTDFVLDQVRWQYAGFVADRLDAQGFADTMYSEPAQILRLGEDRAGMLMPWLDELVALSIDGEFVRHYLRMQALWFQIAYVIAPFIKVSPVRISPSQRAHIRPTLPRDRRFAPLRVEVRRAADLLREDPARRWTLDDLAAEVHLSPSRLSSVFVDAYGKTPLAFLTMLRAERLAKYLRDTDLTVAAAMQLVGWHSRSHATRLFRQYVGVTPGQYRQMCGQVA, from the coding sequence ATGACGCCCTACGCGCCGCTGCTGGCTCGAACTCGAACCATCCATCGCCCAGTGGGTCCGATCGCGTATGACTGCGTGAAGGTGATCGTTGTCCGCGACGGCAGCGCGATCCTGTTCAGCGAGTTCGGACAGAAGCCAGTCAAACCAGGCGACGTGATCGTGCTCGGCGCAAATACCTTGTGCGGGTCAGAGCCCGAGGGTCATATCACTGTGACCACCGTCTACCTCGACACCGATTTCGTGCTCGATCAGGTGCGTTGGCAGTACGCCGGGTTCGTTGCCGACCGCCTGGACGCGCAAGGGTTCGCCGACACGATGTACTCGGAGCCCGCGCAGATCCTCCGCCTCGGGGAAGATCGGGCCGGGATGTTGATGCCGTGGCTAGATGAGTTGGTGGCACTGAGCATTGACGGTGAGTTCGTCCGTCATTACCTGCGGATGCAAGCGCTCTGGTTTCAGATCGCCTACGTCATCGCGCCGTTCATCAAGGTCTCCCCGGTACGTATCTCACCGTCACAGCGTGCGCATATCCGACCCACACTTCCTAGAGACCGCCGGTTCGCGCCCCTGCGGGTCGAAGTGCGGCGTGCGGCTGACCTGCTCCGAGAGGATCCGGCACGACGGTGGACGCTGGACGATCTTGCCGCCGAGGTACATCTTTCGCCGTCCCGGTTGAGCAGTGTATTCGTGGATGCCTACGGCAAGACCCCCTTGGCGTTTCTGACGATGCTCCGAGCCGAGCGCCTGGCCAAGTACCTAAGAGACACCGACCTGACAGTCGCGGCTGCGATGCAGCTGGTCGGCTGGCACTCCCGTAGCCACGCGACTCGACTGTTCCGCCAGTACGTCGGCGTGACGCCCGGCCAATACCGGCAGATGTGTGGGCAGGTGGCTTGA
- a CDS encoding bifunctional DNA primase/polymerase translates to MDEVRAARAVRGSTPAQAAAMTAVLDGLGQGVPLPLAAHRLAAAGVPVFPCVPGEKGPMVTYGYREASRNLRRVDAWWRWQPGANIAIPTGSFSGLVVVDIDVHGANGYEAAARAARAGLIPTPLAEVRTPTGGRHLYFSADPEQTQRSWHVADAGVDFRGDGGYVIVPPSALALGARRISYRVETLTEAASRMDAVALRNFLDPRPDPVPFTVSQVDRSVHTDRLAAWVARRIEGERNAGLFWAACRMAEQGTPPNDALSTLGPAAAQAGLREREITRTVGSAYRHVHSCGPRARAPLRSEDQTLTRATGRVSPGARVQVL, encoded by the coding sequence ATGGATGAGGTACGCGCCGCTCGTGCGGTTCGCGGCTCGACGCCGGCCCAGGCTGCGGCGATGACGGCTGTCCTCGACGGTCTCGGCCAAGGCGTTCCGCTGCCTCTCGCGGCCCACCGGCTGGCTGCTGCCGGGGTGCCGGTGTTCCCGTGCGTGCCGGGCGAGAAAGGCCCGATGGTCACGTACGGCTATCGGGAGGCCAGCCGCAATCTCCGGCGAGTCGATGCCTGGTGGCGGTGGCAACCAGGGGCGAACATCGCCATCCCGACGGGTAGCTTCTCTGGGCTGGTCGTCGTCGATATCGACGTGCATGGTGCCAATGGGTACGAAGCGGCCGCGCGAGCTGCGCGGGCCGGTCTGATTCCGACACCGCTGGCGGAGGTGCGTACCCCGACGGGCGGCAGGCATCTGTACTTCTCGGCCGATCCTGAACAGACGCAACGGTCGTGGCACGTCGCTGACGCGGGAGTGGATTTCCGTGGCGATGGCGGCTACGTGATCGTGCCTCCCTCAGCACTTGCGCTCGGGGCTCGCCGCATTTCGTACCGGGTCGAAACCCTCACCGAGGCCGCCTCCCGGATGGACGCCGTGGCGCTGCGAAACTTCCTCGATCCCCGACCCGACCCGGTGCCGTTCACTGTCTCGCAGGTCGACCGGTCAGTGCACACAGATCGGCTGGCCGCGTGGGTGGCACGGCGTATCGAGGGCGAACGGAACGCCGGCCTGTTCTGGGCGGCGTGCCGAATGGCCGAGCAAGGCACCCCACCGAACGATGCGCTGAGCACGCTCGGCCCCGCCGCTGCGCAGGCGGGGCTCCGAGAGCGGGAAATCACCCGGACGGTCGGCTCGGCCTACCGGCACGTTCACTCCTGCGGCCCAAGGGCTCGCGCCCCGCTGCGTTCAGAGGACCAGACCCTCACTCGGGCAACCGGACGAGTGTCTCCAGGGGCGAGAGTGCAGGTGCTGTGA
- a CDS encoding DUF2637 domain-containing protein has protein sequence MTAATGTVLIGVGAFWLSFMALADLAARSGITSAQAWIWPLLVDGLIVVSTIAVVALDGRTGAWYPWALLICGALVSVAANALHAIVAADASVPGVLAATVAAVPPLVLLASTHLTVVLTRSTSRPPTADTASRAEVAPVGGDATDGESFGRRERAAQLREAGWSNKAIADELQVHPSTVGRWFAPPAEESETTTREMETTS, from the coding sequence GTGACCGCCGCGACCGGCACCGTGCTGATCGGTGTCGGCGCGTTCTGGTTGTCGTTCATGGCGCTCGCTGACCTCGCCGCGCGCTCGGGGATCACATCGGCGCAGGCGTGGATCTGGCCGCTGCTGGTCGACGGGCTGATCGTGGTCTCGACCATCGCAGTCGTTGCGCTGGATGGGCGCACGGGTGCGTGGTATCCGTGGGCGCTGCTGATCTGCGGAGCGCTGGTGTCGGTCGCCGCGAACGCACTACACGCGATAGTCGCAGCGGATGCGAGCGTGCCGGGTGTGCTCGCGGCGACCGTCGCGGCCGTCCCGCCGCTGGTGCTGCTGGCCAGCACGCACCTGACCGTCGTCCTGACCCGCTCCACGTCGCGGCCCCCGACCGCCGACACCGCCTCCAGGGCCGAGGTGGCGCCGGTCGGTGGTGATGCCACTGACGGCGAGTCGTTCGGGCGTCGGGAGCGGGCCGCGCAGTTGCGGGAGGCCGGGTGGTCGAACAAGGCCATCGCGGACGAGCTGCAAGTGCATCCCTCGACGGTGGGCAGATGGTTCGCGCCCCCGGCCGAGGAATCCGAAACCACGACGAGAGAGATGGAGACAACATCATGA
- a CDS encoding ParB N-terminal domain-containing protein: MGAQTGHIELDRTVESIIVGHRHRRDLGDLDALCESIARDGLLQPLTVTVDGVLVCGARRLAAIKRLGWRTVNVWVRSGISGRLGHLLAEQDDNLLHKDLTPVEAATLYRELKSLMVEDAARRQAATRFSADNQPGSDGAANFAAPSSARGDTREQAAAMIPGGASHTTLDKIDYLQQVAADPAVPEPVRGQAAEELHRIDAGAPVHPGFERVRLAVAGEGAEDLGALAQEALARARARQTKTPQPAGSLASAGGGDEAAPARWPVRAFVATWTELADWWTHYDAVVLATELSDEQITSFLDTADGTSAFADELRTAWQEPTEPAAGARRHLRAL, translated from the coding sequence ATGGGCGCGCAGACCGGGCACATCGAGCTCGACCGCACGGTCGAGTCGATCATCGTCGGGCACCGTCACCGCAGGGATCTGGGCGACCTGGACGCGCTGTGCGAGTCCATCGCACGGGACGGCCTGTTGCAGCCGCTGACGGTCACCGTCGACGGTGTGCTGGTCTGCGGTGCGCGGCGGCTGGCCGCGATCAAACGGCTGGGCTGGCGCACGGTGAACGTGTGGGTGCGCTCGGGCATTTCGGGCAGGCTCGGGCATCTGCTGGCCGAGCAAGACGACAACCTCTTGCACAAAGACCTCACCCCGGTCGAGGCGGCGACGCTGTACCGGGAGTTGAAGTCGCTGATGGTCGAGGACGCCGCCCGCAGGCAGGCCGCCACGCGGTTCAGCGCGGACAACCAGCCGGGAAGTGACGGTGCCGCAAATTTTGCGGCACCGTCGTCGGCACGAGGCGATACCCGCGAGCAGGCGGCAGCGATGATCCCTGGCGGCGCTTCACACACCACGCTCGACAAGATCGACTACCTGCAACAGGTCGCCGCCGACCCCGCCGTGCCCGAGCCGGTGCGGGGGCAGGCGGCAGAAGAACTCCACCGCATCGACGCGGGTGCGCCGGTGCATCCGGGCTTCGAGCGCGTCCGTCTCGCCGTCGCAGGCGAGGGGGCTGAGGACTTGGGGGCGCTGGCGCAGGAGGCCCTCGCCCGTGCTCGTGCCCGGCAGACGAAGACGCCCCAGCCTGCTGGCTCCCTCGCCTCGGCCGGCGGCGGGGATGAGGCTGCGCCCGCCCGGTGGCCGGTGCGGGCGTTCGTGGCGACCTGGACGGAACTGGCCGACTGGTGGACGCACTACGACGCGGTAGTGCTCGCTACCGAACTGAGCGACGAGCAGATCACCTCGTTCCTGGATACCGCAGACGGCACCAGCGCGTTCGCTGACGAGCTGCGCACCGCCTGGCAGGAGCCCACGGAACCAGCGGCCGGGGCACGCAGGCACCTGCGCGCGCTCTGA